One window of the Desulfobacterales bacterium genome contains the following:
- a CDS encoding GntR family transcriptional regulator: MKKIINHKSLSEYIFQDLENKIINGSLKPGQRIIEEELCRSFGVSRSPVREALRILESQGFVQREPRRGVSVTKTTLKEAEDIYTIRARLDSLAVYLAIKKNKPGVIRKLKKLHEKMIAVAEQNNVNEYFKLNRSFHDMISQESDNQQLMKLLETFDKQTMRYRRMVVRAPGWMKDSIENHAAIIQWFESGDLDNAEKNRQSAILSHVRQRFTRKTAEEDKDEN, encoded by the coding sequence ATGAAAAAAATTATCAATCATAAAAGTCTGTCAGAATATATTTTCCAGGATCTGGAAAATAAAATTATTAACGGCTCCCTGAAACCGGGCCAGCGGATTATTGAGGAGGAGCTTTGCCGATCATTTGGCGTGAGCCGGTCCCCGGTGCGGGAAGCCCTGCGGATACTGGAAAGCCAGGGTTTTGTCCAGCGAGAGCCGCGCAGGGGCGTATCGGTTACGAAAACAACATTAAAAGAAGCCGAGGATATTTATACCATCAGGGCCAGGCTGGATAGCCTGGCTGTTTATCTTGCCATAAAAAAAAACAAACCGGGTGTGATCCGGAAATTAAAAAAACTGCACGAAAAGATGATTGCCGTTGCCGAACAGAATAACGTGAATGAGTACTTTAAGCTGAACCGGAGCTTCCACGATATGATTTCTCAGGAAAGCGATAATCAGCAATTGATGAAACTGCTGGAAACATTTGACAAGCAGACCATGCGCTATCGGCGCATGGTTGTCCGTGCACCGGGATGGATGAAAGATTCCATTGAAAACCATGCGGCGATTATTCAGTGGTTTGAATCCGGCGACCTCGACAATGCGGAAAAAAACAGACAGAGCGCGATCCTGAGCCACGTTCGGCAAAGATTTACACGAAAAACTGCTGAGGAGGATAAAGATGAAAATTGA
- a CDS encoding ferredoxin family protein — translation MKIDPEKCISCLECIDYCPMKCILEGEEATYMDQDECVECGVCLRAAVCPTEAIYMPEEAFQYPRSIRREFSDPAVQYPTLKQGGRGTEEMKTNDVTGRYRRGEYGMALEFGRPGTGTRISEIEKVLKVLLKMDVEVEKSNPVFLLLKDEATGEMKPEVLNEKVLSAILEFKITENQLEDAVNTLRPVLAEVDTVVSWGLATRFASDGTLPVRSRLAQIGLPARPNAKINMGMGRPIVEA, via the coding sequence ATGAAAATTGATCCGGAAAAATGCATTTCGTGTTTGGAATGCATCGATTACTGTCCCATGAAGTGCATCCTTGAAGGAGAAGAAGCAACCTATATGGACCAGGATGAATGTGTTGAGTGCGGGGTCTGTCTGCGGGCTGCGGTCTGCCCCACCGAGGCCATTTACATGCCGGAGGAGGCATTCCAGTATCCGCGCTCGATCCGAAGAGAATTCAGCGATCCGGCGGTTCAGTATCCCACCCTGAAACAGGGCGGACGCGGCACCGAGGAAATGAAAACCAATGATGTAACCGGCCGCTACCGCCGGGGTGAATACGGCATGGCCCTGGAGTTCGGACGTCCCGGCACCGGCACCCGGATATCCGAGATTGAAAAGGTATTGAAAGTGCTCCTAAAAATGGATGTCGAGGTTGAAAAGAGCAATCCGGTTTTCCTGCTCTTAAAGGATGAAGCAACCGGAGAAATGAAACCCGAAGTTCTCAATGAAAAGGTGCTGTCGGCCATTCTGGAATTTAAAATTACTGAGAATCAACTTGAGGACGCTGTTAACACGCTGCGTCCGGTCCTGGCAGAAGTCGATACGGTTGTTTCCTGGGGTCTGGCCACGCGTTTTGCGTCGGACGGAACCCTGCCGGTAAGGTCCCGGCTGGCCCAAATCGGTCTTCCGGCAAGACCCAACGCCAAAATCAACATGGGCATGGGTCGTCCCATCGTGGAAGCGTAA
- a CDS encoding amidase produces the protein MNKKTQNPRELTINAATRKMREGDLTALELATSCLERIQAREDTVHAWVEVYEEAALSEARRCDDELRAGKWRGELHGIPIGVKDIIDVKGTWTRAGSPIYPAQLAAEDAPAVKRLRDAGAIFLGKTETTPFANNDPTITCNPWNPDHTPGGSSSGSAAAVADGMCLAALGTQTGGSLLRPAAYCGIVGLKPTYGTVSVEGVVPNSWSLDHVGAHTRCVPDAAILWHLMKDMALIPFARRPLPHKVAGPPKSEDGMRLGFLQEFFETEADEAVRSHLSAVRDKFREAGAAVVDLKLPDSFTCLKEAWSMIKEPELTAYHGPMFGLHGDQYPPNIRNRIELGLKISAHTHVSFLHKRIRFQEDMAALLSRVDAAFMPSAPSTAPKGLASTGSSIFNQPWSVAGFPAMSIPSGRDGSGLPFAIQLAAQPLAEDGLMKAAAWCEGVLGFDAGPAV, from the coding sequence GTGAACAAAAAAACGCAAAATCCCCGGGAATTGACGATTAATGCGGCCACCCGCAAGATGCGCGAAGGCGACTTGACGGCCTTGGAACTGGCGACGTCCTGTCTGGAAAGAATTCAGGCACGGGAAGACACGGTTCATGCCTGGGTTGAAGTATATGAAGAAGCGGCGCTGTCGGAAGCCCGGCGCTGTGATGATGAATTGCGTGCCGGGAAATGGCGTGGGGAGCTCCATGGCATTCCCATCGGCGTCAAAGATATCATTGACGTAAAGGGAACGTGGACCCGGGCCGGTTCGCCCATTTATCCGGCGCAACTGGCGGCTGAGGACGCGCCGGCGGTTAAACGCCTCAGGGATGCGGGCGCCATCTTTTTGGGAAAGACGGAAACCACCCCCTTTGCCAATAATGATCCGACCATTACCTGCAATCCCTGGAATCCGGACCACACCCCGGGGGGCTCCAGCAGCGGATCCGCTGCCGCAGTTGCGGACGGGATGTGTCTGGCGGCCCTGGGGACCCAGACCGGCGGATCCCTGCTGCGGCCGGCGGCTTACTGCGGCATCGTCGGCTTGAAACCGACCTATGGGACGGTCAGTGTTGAAGGCGTGGTCCCGAATTCGTGGAGTCTGGACCATGTCGGAGCGCATACCCGCTGTGTTCCGGATGCTGCGATCCTCTGGCATCTTATGAAAGATATGGCGCTGATTCCTTTTGCCCGCCGCCCGCTGCCGCACAAGGTTGCCGGACCCCCAAAATCCGAAGACGGTATGCGATTGGGATTCCTTCAAGAATTTTTCGAGACGGAAGCTGACGAAGCGGTTCGGTCGCACCTTTCAGCAGTTAGAGACAAATTCAGGGAAGCGGGCGCTGCCGTCGTCGATTTGAAGCTGCCGGATTCTTTTACCTGTCTCAAAGAGGCCTGGAGCATGATCAAAGAACCGGAGCTTACCGCTTATCACGGTCCGATGTTTGGCCTCCATGGCGATCAATATCCGCCCAATATCAGGAACAGAATCGAGCTGGGTTTAAAGATTTCCGCCCATACCCATGTGTCGTTTCTTCACAAAAGGATCAGATTCCAGGAAGATATGGCCGCGCTCCTGTCCCGGGTGGATGCGGCCTTTATGCCGAGCGCCCCGTCCACGGCGCCTAAAGGACTCGCTTCAACGGGATCAAGCATATTTAATCAGCCCTGGAGTGTCGCCGGATTTCCGGCCATGTCCATCCCCTCCGGTAGGGATGGCAGCGGTCTGCCGTTTGCGATCCAGCTGGCAGCCCAACCCCTGGCAGAGGATGGGCTGATGAAAGCGGCCGCCTGGTGTGAAGGCGTCCTTGGGTTTGACGCGGGCCCGGCGGTGTAG
- a CDS encoding tripartite tricarboxylate transporter substrate binding protein, translated as MQRKILSSVLAIMFCVGAMIITLDAKAEYPDQPIEFVVHSSPGGGSDLFSRTVAHMLETQGLVKQKINVNNRTGGSGTVAMNYMKSKAGSAYVLMQFTSSPLSTMIRGTSKMKLEEITFLPMMTMDVNMAWTRSESKFNDMKEVIAYAKKHPNGVSVAYGSTAGSEHICAHRISKAAGVKLNMVGFGGGGPAAVAMLGGHVDFSFGNLEEQMGQLEAGKVKSLGTMTPERLSQMPDLPTMLEQGINATFIQPRGFWAPPNMPDYAVKFWEDALLKLYKSKGFQDFLKKSYMEGAYMTSADTKVYITKFLKELKVDVDELGAFKKKK; from the coding sequence ATGCAACGGAAAATTTTGTCCAGTGTATTGGCAATCATGTTTTGCGTCGGCGCCATGATCATCACGCTTGACGCAAAAGCCGAATACCCCGACCAGCCGATTGAATTTGTCGTCCATTCTTCACCGGGCGGCGGCAGCGACCTGTTCAGCCGGACCGTGGCCCATATGCTTGAAACACAAGGGCTGGTCAAACAGAAAATAAACGTCAATAATCGAACGGGCGGATCCGGTACGGTGGCCATGAATTATATGAAAAGCAAAGCCGGCTCTGCGTATGTTCTGATGCAGTTCACTTCGTCTCCCCTTTCTACCATGATACGCGGAACGAGCAAGATGAAACTAGAGGAGATCACCTTTCTGCCGATGATGACCATGGATGTGAACATGGCCTGGACCCGATCGGAGTCTAAATTTAACGACATGAAAGAGGTGATCGCATATGCCAAGAAACACCCGAATGGGGTTTCGGTTGCGTACGGCAGCACGGCCGGCTCAGAGCACATCTGTGCCCATCGGATCTCAAAAGCGGCCGGGGTAAAATTGAATATGGTCGGCTTTGGCGGCGGCGGACCGGCTGCGGTTGCCATGCTGGGCGGACATGTCGATTTTTCGTTCGGAAATCTGGAAGAACAGATGGGGCAGCTCGAGGCCGGTAAAGTAAAATCGCTGGGCACCATGACCCCGGAAAGACTCTCGCAGATGCCGGACCTTCCGACCATGTTGGAACAGGGGATTAACGCCACCTTTATCCAGCCGCGCGGATTCTGGGCGCCGCCGAATATGCCCGACTATGCGGTCAAATTCTGGGAAGATGCACTCCTTAAACTGTATAAAAGCAAGGGGTTCCAGGATTTTCTTAAAAAGTCGTATATGGAAGGCGCGTATATGACATCTGCCGACACCAAGGTGTATATCACCAAATTTCTGAAAGAGCTCAAAGTGGACGTTGATGAGCTGGGCGCGTTTAAAAAGAAAAAATAA
- a CDS encoding tripartite tricarboxylate transporter TctB family protein: protein MRKGDRVFSIFGMGLSLWLILEALQFDYLSEFGPGPGFEPFWLGIFLSILSIFLFVNTFRRRGDKEYEKPRLPGWKSLGRIGIILLLIAGFALSFNTLGLLITVFLFVALILFTLEKVGILKSIFYGIVFSGFVVLIFSYWMDINFPKGFLGI from the coding sequence ATGAGAAAAGGAGATAGAGTGTTTTCAATATTTGGCATGGGCCTCAGTCTCTGGTTGATACTCGAGGCACTGCAATTCGACTACTTGTCAGAATTTGGACCCGGACCCGGTTTTGAACCCTTCTGGCTGGGGATTTTTTTATCAATACTTTCGATTTTTTTGTTCGTAAACACGTTTCGCAGGCGGGGTGATAAAGAGTACGAAAAACCACGCCTGCCGGGGTGGAAATCCCTGGGTCGGATCGGGATTATCCTGCTGTTGATCGCCGGATTTGCCTTGAGTTTTAACACGCTGGGGCTTCTCATTACCGTATTTTTATTCGTAGCGCTGATACTGTTTACCCTGGAAAAAGTCGGCATTCTGAAAAGCATATTTTACGGGATCGTTTTCAGCGGATTTGTTGTTCTCATTTTCAGCTACTGGATGGATATCAATTTCCCCAAAGGCTTTTTAGGAATTTAA
- a CDS encoding tripartite tricarboxylate transporter permease, whose translation MDIFTSLMQGFDTVLTPFNLWMATIGCFFGTIVGILPGLGPSATIAILLPLTFGMNATSAMIMMTSIYYGAKYGGSTTSILVNVPGEGASVVTTFDGYQMARQGRGGVALGISAIGSFFAGIVGTFGLIFVAVPLAAFSLRFGPAEYFSLIVMGMLTIVFVGGKSITKSLMSAVIGLALGTVGSDIVQGAPRFVYGVPQLTDGISFVTVVMGVFGIGEVLVSAEEHLKMKTVNVKFKNLWPTIKDVMDSKWAIIRGTVVGFLVGALPGAGSTIASFISYGVEKGAAKDPSRFGKGAIEGVAGPEAANNSACSGAMVPLLALGIPGSGATAVMLGALMLYGLRPGPMLFTTSPDFVWALIASMFIGNIILIIMNLPMVPLFALSLRLSYSYLYPAILLICIIGAYSLNINVYDVWVMWIFGIFGYFMKKYDIPGGPMVIALVLGPMLEYSLYQALALSLGDISTFFTRPISATLLAIAALMVIGVSFKTVRLKRTMLEDEDE comes from the coding sequence ATGGATATTTTTACTAGCTTGATGCAGGGTTTCGACACGGTGCTGACCCCGTTCAATCTATGGATGGCGACCATTGGCTGCTTTTTCGGAACCATCGTGGGGATTCTGCCCGGTCTCGGGCCGAGCGCAACCATCGCCATACTCCTGCCGCTGACCTTTGGAATGAATGCCACTTCGGCCATGATTATGATGACATCGATCTATTACGGCGCCAAGTACGGCGGATCCACAACCTCTATCCTCGTAAATGTTCCGGGCGAAGGAGCTTCCGTGGTAACGACATTTGATGGCTACCAGATGGCGCGCCAGGGGCGCGGCGGGGTTGCCTTGGGGATTTCCGCGATCGGATCCTTCTTTGCCGGCATCGTCGGGACCTTCGGGCTGATTTTTGTTGCGGTGCCTTTGGCGGCTTTCAGTCTTAGATTCGGTCCGGCGGAATACTTCAGCCTGATTGTGATGGGGATGCTGACCATCGTTTTTGTGGGCGGGAAATCGATAACCAAATCATTAATGAGCGCCGTTATCGGTCTTGCCCTCGGTACGGTCGGTTCGGATATTGTGCAGGGCGCCCCCCGGTTTGTCTACGGGGTGCCCCAGCTGACGGACGGCATTTCTTTTGTCACGGTCGTCATGGGGGTGTTCGGTATCGGTGAAGTTCTGGTTTCCGCCGAAGAACACCTGAAAATGAAGACGGTCAATGTGAAATTTAAAAATTTATGGCCCACCATTAAGGATGTGATGGATTCAAAATGGGCGATCATCAGAGGCACGGTGGTCGGATTTTTGGTGGGCGCTCTCCCCGGTGCCGGGTCGACCATTGCGTCGTTTATTTCTTACGGCGTTGAAAAAGGCGCGGCCAAGGACCCCTCGCGCTTCGGCAAGGGCGCCATCGAAGGGGTTGCCGGGCCCGAGGCTGCCAACAACTCGGCCTGTTCCGGCGCCATGGTGCCCCTGCTGGCCCTCGGCATCCCGGGCTCAGGCGCGACGGCGGTCATGCTGGGCGCCCTGATGCTCTATGGGCTAAGACCCGGCCCCATGCTGTTCACCACCAGCCCGGATTTTGTATGGGCGCTCATTGCCAGCATGTTTATCGGAAATATTATTTTGATCATCATGAACCTTCCCATGGTCCCTCTGTTTGCGTTGAGCCTGCGACTTTCATACAGCTACCTATATCCGGCCATCCTCCTGATCTGCATCATCGGTGCATATTCCCTGAACATCAATGTGTACGATGTATGGGTCATGTGGATCTTCGGCATATTCGGATATTTCATGAAGAAATACGATATTCCCGGAGGGCCTATGGTTATTGCGCTGGTTCTGGGCCCCATGCTGGAGTATAGCCTCTATCAGGCGCTGGCACTGTCGCTGGGCGATATTTCCACTTTTTTCACCCGCCCCATTTCAGCGACTCTGTTGGCAATAGCAGCTTTAATGGTCATAGGAGTGTCCTTCAAGACCGTGAGATTGAAACGAACCATGCTTGAAGATGAAGATGAATAA
- a CDS encoding 4Fe-4S binding protein, with protein sequence MLIDKETCIGCEDCHPYCTVGAISSVEWESGNVSEIDQAECVECGACFKRSGVCPVDAIYMPKLEWPRSLREPFSNPDVKHPSTTGQGRGTEEMKTNEVTGRYTYGMAGVAIEMGRPGVGTSFHDIQTVCMGLAKLGVEFEPNNPLMELMVDKTTGKINPEVLNEKVLSAIIEFKISSDRLKEALIAVREVSTQIDTVFSLDLISRVDSDGTMPNLAIAEEAGFTPRPNTKTNVGLGRPLFKEA encoded by the coding sequence ATGCTGATTGATAAGGAAACGTGTATCGGATGCGAGGACTGTCACCCCTATTGTACGGTGGGAGCGATTTCATCGGTTGAATGGGAAAGCGGTAATGTCAGCGAGATCGACCAGGCCGAATGCGTGGAGTGCGGCGCCTGCTTTAAACGCTCCGGTGTCTGCCCGGTGGATGCGATTTACATGCCCAAACTGGAATGGCCGCGTTCGTTGCGGGAACCATTCAGCAATCCCGATGTAAAGCACCCGTCCACCACCGGTCAGGGACGGGGAACCGAGGAAATGAAAACCAACGAAGTGACCGGTCGATATACGTACGGAATGGCCGGGGTTGCCATTGAAATGGGTCGTCCGGGAGTCGGTACCTCTTTTCATGATATCCAAACGGTTTGCATGGGGCTGGCAAAATTAGGCGTTGAATTTGAGCCCAATAATCCGTTAATGGAACTGATGGTAGATAAAACCACAGGCAAAATAAACCCGGAAGTATTAAACGAAAAAGTGCTTTCCGCGATTATTGAATTTAAAATCTCAAGTGATCGATTAAAGGAAGCCCTTATCGCTGTTCGGGAGGTTTCAACACAGATTGACACGGTTTTTTCGCTGGATTTGATTAGCCGCGTTGATTCTGATGGAACCATGCCCAACCTTGCCATTGCTGAGGAAGCCGGATTTACACCCAGGCCGAATACGAAGACGAATGTGGGGCTCGGACGCCCCCTGTTTAAGGAGGCATAG